A genomic region of Rhodohalobacter sp. 614A contains the following coding sequences:
- the hisN gene encoding histidinol-phosphatase, whose translation MDISLQELQSAAVEFAKAGGKSTLNYFKKSFDLEFKSDDTPVTNADRNAEKIIREMIHKHFPDHGIIGEEFGRENENSDVVWVLDPIDGTQSFIHGIPFYTTLIGILIKGRPEVGIIYAPALDEIASAATGLGCTLNGSEIHVRKCDELSKATFLTTDVTTYGEHGFQKPLDSLLESTRIHRTWGDAYGHLMVAAGRADIMIDPILSIWDAAALLPIIKEAGGSFSDVHGEETIETGNAISTNKTLVKQIIPLFDEVS comes from the coding sequence ATGGATATATCACTACAAGAACTACAGAGCGCGGCAGTAGAGTTTGCGAAGGCTGGTGGGAAATCAACACTCAACTATTTTAAAAAATCATTTGACCTGGAGTTTAAATCAGACGACACTCCTGTTACAAATGCTGACCGAAATGCGGAAAAAATTATTCGTGAAATGATTCATAAGCATTTCCCTGATCATGGAATTATCGGTGAAGAGTTTGGCAGGGAGAATGAAAACAGCGATGTTGTTTGGGTTTTGGACCCCATTGATGGAACTCAATCCTTCATTCACGGTATTCCTTTCTATACAACGCTCATTGGAATTTTGATCAAAGGTAGACCGGAAGTCGGAATTATTTATGCACCGGCATTGGATGAAATTGCATCCGCAGCAACCGGTTTGGGTTGTACGCTAAATGGTTCCGAAATCCATGTGAGAAAGTGCGATGAACTGAGCAAGGCTACCTTTTTGACAACGGATGTTACGACTTATGGCGAACACGGATTTCAAAAACCGCTGGATTCCCTCTTGGAATCTACACGCATTCACCGAACCTGGGGAGATGCCTATGGACACTTGATGGTTGCTGCCGGCAGAGCCGATATTATGATCGATCCCATTTTAAGCATTTGGGATGCTGCCGCACTTTTACCGATTATCAAAGAAGCAGGAGGTTCTTTTTCTGATGTTCATGGAGAAGAAACGATTGAAACAGGCAATGCTATTTCAACAAATAAAACGTTAGTTAAACAAATTATTCCACTATTTGATGAAGTTTCCTGA
- a CDS encoding ABC transporter permease yields MSWRQVFLVLKREYMTRIKSKGFIAATILVPVGFAAMFGIGVFISIWDSDITFEIGVIDNTQVLVQSLEDLNADRYTDFSNVSEDSLRSLVQQEQITGYVILDEDNITTDKTIELIYSGSGGIQLLNSIRSDMREVIREERLQRADVSEDIKNIFETSIALDSRRLTAEGEETEDDTAFFTFVGMAMGFVIFFAIFGYGGYIMRGVIEEKTNRIVEVITSSVKPIELLSGKMAGVGALAITQFGIWIIALFGLSSIAGPIAASLMTDQSTQMSEAMGAAEQAEVPAFLDIPTIETSLIVYFILFFILGYVLYSSLFAAIGSAADSETDTQQLMMPVTIPIMLAYFIMFHAWRSPDSTLSIISSLIPFFSPIVMITRIAITEVPFWQIGLAMFLMLLTFVGTMWLSARIYKVGILSYGSTAGFKDILKWIRQ; encoded by the coding sequence ATGAGTTGGCGACAGGTTTTCTTGGTATTGAAGCGGGAATACATGACCCGCATTAAAAGTAAGGGCTTTATTGCGGCTACCATTTTGGTGCCGGTGGGATTTGCAGCCATGTTTGGTATTGGCGTTTTTATCTCTATCTGGGACAGCGATATCACCTTTGAAATCGGTGTGATTGACAATACGCAAGTTCTTGTACAGTCGCTCGAAGACCTGAATGCCGACCGATACACTGATTTTAGTAACGTTTCGGAAGATTCTCTGCGATCATTGGTACAGCAAGAGCAGATTACCGGATATGTAATTTTGGATGAAGATAACATCACTACTGATAAAACCATTGAGTTGATCTACAGCGGAAGCGGCGGTATTCAACTCCTGAATTCCATTCGGTCGGACATGCGCGAAGTGATTCGTGAAGAACGCCTGCAACGGGCAGATGTATCCGAAGACATCAAAAATATTTTTGAAACAAGCATCGCACTCGATTCACGGAGATTAACCGCCGAGGGTGAAGAAACCGAAGACGATACAGCATTTTTCACGTTTGTGGGCATGGCCATGGGCTTTGTTATCTTCTTTGCCATTTTTGGTTACGGTGGCTATATCATGCGGGGTGTGATTGAAGAGAAAACCAACCGAATTGTTGAGGTCATCACTTCATCCGTAAAACCGATTGAATTGCTCTCAGGAAAAATGGCGGGTGTTGGCGCGCTTGCCATCACACAATTTGGAATCTGGATTATTGCCCTGTTTGGTTTGTCGTCCATTGCCGGCCCGATTGCAGCTTCCCTGATGACTGATCAATCAACACAAATGAGCGAAGCGATGGGTGCCGCCGAGCAGGCAGAGGTTCCGGCTTTCCTGGATATTCCAACCATTGAAACTTCATTAATCGTCTATTTTATTCTCTTTTTTATTTTGGGATACGTCCTGTACAGTTCTCTGTTTGCCGCAATTGGTTCTGCCGCAGATTCCGAGACCGATACCCAGCAGCTTATGATGCCGGTAACCATCCCGATTATGTTGGCTTATTTCATCATGTTTCATGCCTGGAGAAGTCCCGACAGTACATTGTCCATCATCAGTTCGCTGATACCATTCTTCTCTCCTATTGTGATGATTACGCGAATTGCCATAACTGAAGTCCCGTTCTGGCAAATTGGATTAGCGATGTTCCTGATGCTTCTCACATTTGTAGGAACGATGTGGCTGAGTGCCAGAATCTACAAAGTAGGGATTCTAAGCTACGGTAGTACAGCCGGTTTCAAGGACATTTTAAAATGGATTCGGCAGTGA
- a CDS encoding ABC transporter ATP-binding protein — MTTIQVQNLSKAFGKTLAVNNVSFEAKQGRIFGLLGPNGAGKTTTIRMINYIIPPDAGEITIKGNKVGPNTQKLIGYMPEERGLYKKMKVGEQLLYLAQLKGLSAGEAKKQIRYWLERFGAIDWHSKVVGELSKGMSQKIQFISTIVHDPEIYIFDEPFSGLDPINSELLKEIIIELREKNKTILFSTHRMEQVEQMCDDICLFNNGKVVLTGNLREIKKEFGKNTVLLEFQGDASFLDELEDIRINNRSTNFAEIRILNGLNHQDILKKAMEKAEVHKFQLVEPSLNEIFISTVGEDNIKNQQQLAS, encoded by the coding sequence ATGACTACGATTCAGGTACAAAATCTAAGTAAAGCTTTTGGTAAAACGTTAGCCGTTAACAATGTCTCCTTTGAAGCGAAGCAGGGACGTATTTTCGGACTTCTCGGCCCGAACGGTGCCGGCAAGACGACAACCATCCGGATGATTAACTACATCATTCCACCGGATGCCGGCGAAATAACCATCAAAGGAAATAAAGTGGGCCCGAATACTCAAAAACTGATTGGGTATATGCCTGAAGAGCGCGGACTCTACAAAAAAATGAAAGTCGGGGAACAGCTTCTCTACCTGGCCCAATTGAAAGGTTTGAGTGCCGGTGAGGCTAAAAAGCAGATTCGCTACTGGCTGGAACGCTTCGGCGCCATTGACTGGCATTCCAAGGTAGTTGGTGAACTATCCAAAGGAATGAGCCAGAAAATTCAGTTTATCTCTACGATTGTTCATGATCCCGAGATTTATATTTTTGATGAGCCATTCAGCGGCCTCGATCCCATCAATAGCGAATTATTGAAAGAGATTATTATTGAACTGCGCGAAAAAAATAAAACCATTCTATTCTCCACACACCGGATGGAACAGGTTGAACAGATGTGCGATGATATCTGCCTGTTTAATAACGGGAAGGTTGTATTGACCGGAAATCTGAGAGAAATCAAAAAAGAATTTGGCAAAAACACTGTTCTTCTTGAATTCCAGGGAGATGCTTCATTTTTAGATGAATTGGAGGATATTCGTATCAATAATCGTTCAACGAATTTTGCCGAGATTCGAATTCTGAATGGATTAAACCACCAGGATATTCTGAAAAAGGCGATGGAAAAAGCAGAGGTTCACAAATTCCAGTTGGTTGAACCTTCTCTTAACGAAATTTTTATATCTACCGTGGGTGAAGATAACATCAAAAATCAACAACAATTAGCATCATGA
- a CDS encoding glycogen synthase, which translates to MHIVHISAECYPIAKAGGLGDVVGALPKYLNQAGETAKVILPHYYNSWMEKAETELLLEERAPFGQASFAYRVSKLIQPDLGFELFLIDIPGRFDRPGVYLDPWSGYAYWDEKERFFSFQIAALDWINQQENIPDIVHCHDHHTALVPFMMTQSYRYEKLKHVPTVLTIHNGEYQGRYDMDSTALLPDFDHYKIGLLDWDETLNSLAAGIKTAWKVTTVSEGYMDELQEYCHGLEHLLRAESEKTLGILNGIDSEIWDPATDNYLEDHYSAKNYKSGKKKNKEKLCEHFSLTPEKPLFSFIGRLVREKGADLLPDLIKKSHSEGIDANFIVLGTGEPSLHSVFENLQNEYTGYFDSRLEYNEGLAHLIYAGSDFLLMPSRVEPCGLNQLYSMRYGTIPVVRKTGGLADTVKDVQEEDGYGFVFGEFNLQEAFEAVERAVEIFNKKRLFDNKRRHVMNLDFSWKKAAQNYISMYKSMKG; encoded by the coding sequence ATGCATATTGTTCATATTTCTGCAGAGTGTTATCCCATTGCAAAAGCCGGGGGATTAGGGGATGTTGTTGGAGCATTGCCAAAATATTTAAACCAGGCCGGGGAAACGGCAAAGGTTATTTTACCTCACTATTATAACAGCTGGATGGAAAAAGCGGAGACCGAATTGCTTCTCGAAGAACGGGCTCCATTCGGACAAGCTTCTTTCGCATACAGGGTTAGTAAATTGATACAACCGGATTTGGGTTTTGAATTATTCCTGATTGATATTCCCGGCCGATTTGACCGTCCCGGAGTCTATCTTGATCCATGGTCCGGCTATGCGTATTGGGACGAGAAAGAACGTTTTTTCAGTTTTCAAATTGCCGCTCTTGATTGGATCAATCAACAAGAAAATATTCCGGATATTGTTCATTGTCACGATCATCACACAGCGCTGGTTCCTTTCATGATGACCCAGAGTTATCGTTACGAAAAGCTGAAACATGTGCCCACCGTTCTGACCATTCATAATGGCGAGTACCAGGGGCGATATGACATGGATAGTACGGCATTGCTTCCGGATTTTGATCATTACAAAATCGGTCTTCTGGATTGGGATGAAACACTCAATTCACTTGCAGCGGGAATTAAAACAGCCTGGAAAGTAACAACCGTTTCCGAGGGCTATATGGATGAACTTCAGGAATACTGCCATGGACTTGAACATCTTCTTCGGGCTGAAAGTGAAAAAACACTAGGGATTTTGAATGGTATCGATTCAGAAATCTGGGATCCCGCCACAGATAATTATTTGGAAGACCACTACTCTGCTAAAAACTACAAGTCGGGGAAGAAGAAAAATAAAGAGAAGCTTTGTGAACATTTTTCATTAACTCCAGAAAAACCGCTCTTTTCCTTTATCGGCAGACTGGTTCGGGAGAAAGGAGCCGATTTGCTTCCGGATCTCATCAAAAAAAGCCACAGTGAAGGAATTGATGCAAACTTTATTGTTTTGGGAACCGGAGAACCTTCGCTGCATTCCGTTTTTGAGAATCTTCAAAATGAATACACCGGTTATTTCGACTCCCGGTTAGAATACAATGAGGGACTTGCTCATTTAATTTATGCCGGAAGTGATTTTCTTTTGATGCCTTCCCGGGTGGAACCTTGTGGACTGAACCAGCTTTATAGTATGAGGTACGGTACTATTCCCGTAGTTCGGAAAACAGGAGGTTTGGCAGATACGGTAAAAGACGTTCAGGAAGAAGACGGATACGGATTTGTTTTCGGAGAATTTAATCTTCAGGAAGCCTTTGAAGCGGTAGAAAGAGCGGTGGAAATATTTAATAAAAAGCGCTTATTTGATAATAAACGAAGGCATGTAATGAATCTGGATTTTTCGTGGAAAAAAGCCGCACAAAATTACATATCAATGTATAAATCTATGAAGGGATAA
- a CDS encoding glucose-1-phosphate adenylyltransferase — MEDKTIAIILGGGRGTRLDPLTRHRSKPAVPIAGKYRLVDIPISNCLNSWIRKIFVLTQFNSASLNRHIKNTYNFDLFSHGFVDILAAEQTPKSTNWFQGTADAVRQSLHHLANYDYDHVLVLSGDQLYQMDYRKLLEVHDKENADVTIATLPVTAEEATGFGIMKTNEDGLIESFVEKPSSEELAKWASDTAPEMKAKGKEYLASMGIYVFSKDIMLRLFDENPDATDFGKEIIPKAIEEGSKVSSYLFNGYWTDIGTISSFFDANLELSNTVPAFNLYDNEQVIYTRARYLPASKLTGTSLERVLIAEGCIIEASRIEQSVIGIRARIGKGTTIENSIVMGNDTFATQEDIDRQSDRPMMGIGQRCFISRAILDKNVRIGNDVKIVGGPHLEDGEYEKHSVVDGIVIIQKGEVIPDGYSI, encoded by the coding sequence ATGGAAGATAAAACGATCGCTATTATTTTAGGAGGAGGAAGAGGTACACGTCTCGATCCGTTGACACGTCACCGAAGTAAACCTGCGGTTCCAATCGCAGGAAAATACCGGTTGGTAGATATCCCGATTTCAAACTGTTTGAATTCCTGGATCCGTAAAATTTTTGTTCTCACACAGTTTAACTCTGCTTCGCTGAACAGGCATATCAAAAACACGTATAATTTTGATCTTTTTTCTCACGGTTTTGTTGATATTCTTGCGGCTGAGCAGACACCCAAAAGTACCAACTGGTTTCAGGGGACGGCGGATGCTGTACGCCAGTCACTTCATCACTTAGCCAATTACGACTATGATCATGTTCTCGTACTCTCCGGTGATCAGCTTTACCAGATGGATTATCGAAAGCTGCTGGAAGTTCATGATAAAGAAAATGCAGACGTAACCATTGCCACGTTGCCCGTTACGGCAGAAGAAGCCACCGGTTTTGGTATCATGAAAACCAACGAAGACGGATTGATCGAAAGCTTTGTGGAAAAGCCCTCATCTGAGGAATTGGCTAAATGGGCATCTGACACTGCCCCGGAAATGAAAGCAAAGGGCAAGGAATATCTTGCATCCATGGGGATTTATGTATTCAGTAAAGACATTATGCTGCGTCTTTTTGATGAAAATCCAGATGCAACCGATTTCGGAAAAGAGATCATTCCAAAAGCCATTGAGGAAGGAAGTAAAGTTTCGAGCTACTTGTTTAACGGTTATTGGACAGATATCGGAACCATCAGCTCCTTTTTTGATGCAAATCTTGAGCTTTCCAACACGGTGCCAGCTTTCAATCTGTATGACAACGAACAGGTTATTTATACGAGAGCAAGATATTTGCCGGCTTCCAAATTAACCGGCACAAGCCTCGAAAGGGTCCTGATTGCTGAAGGCTGTATCATTGAAGCAAGCCGGATTGAACAATCGGTCATCGGAATTCGAGCCAGGATCGGGAAAGGAACAACGATTGAAAACTCCATCGTGATGGGTAACGATACATTTGCCACACAGGAAGATATAGACCGTCAGTCGGATCGACCAATGATGGGAATCGGCCAGCGCTGCTTTATCAGCCGAGCTATTCTCGATAAAAACGTTCGAATCGGGAATGACGTCAAGATTGTTGGCGGCCCGCATCTTGAAGATGGCGAATATGAAAAACACTCTGTTGTGGATGGAATCGTCATCATCCAAAAAGGAGAGGTCATTCCGGACGGGTACAGTATTTAG
- a CDS encoding DUF4199 domain-containing protein, with translation MKKYTTEIKWGLIFTIVALLWMIFERLMGWHGENIDQHATMTNLFAIPALVIYVLALLDKRKRDYNGVMTWRQGFVSGLIITLVVVILSPPAQYLTHTLITPDYFPNVIDYAVSSGNMNREEAEAYFSLNNYMMQSAIGALIMGVVTSAIVAIFTRKSAA, from the coding sequence ATGAAAAAGTACACCACGGAGATCAAATGGGGACTGATTTTCACAATTGTAGCTTTGTTGTGGATGATTTTTGAACGACTGATGGGATGGCACGGCGAGAATATTGATCAACATGCTACCATGACAAATCTTTTCGCCATCCCGGCCCTCGTTATTTATGTTTTGGCACTTCTCGACAAACGAAAACGGGATTACAATGGAGTCATGACATGGAGACAAGGCTTTGTTTCCGGATTGATAATCACGCTGGTGGTTGTTATTCTTAGCCCGCCGGCTCAATATCTGACTCACACACTGATTACACCAGATTATTTCCCAAACGTGATTGATTATGCAGTCAGTAGTGGAAATATGAACAGGGAGGAGGCAGAAGCATATTTCTCATTAAATAACTATATGATGCAAAGTGCCATTGGCGCCCTGATTATGGGAGTTGTTACGTCAGCTATTGTTGCGATTTTCACAAGGAAATCTGCCGCTTAA
- a CDS encoding S41 family peptidase, which translates to MIPSHTIPEYIPSHFFKTSFLKTLLLILHLLLVHVYVFAQDSANPLPKDVLTQSQMQEDFTIMINAVKEVHGGLHRFTDKEELEQNWTSYYNQIQGPASKLEFITLLSEALTEVRDGHMRLEYDEETDTKRANASRFPLDVTIENGEKLMVLYNETPANTTIKPGMEILSINGHSASSVIHTIMKTISGDGYIETGKLSRIGRGFDSYYWLFVEQAETFEITAKTQNGETVTATLDGVKGSDRSDNKNQNPVNREILQHSPLPGRQSDIVTLNFSHNNDIAHLQVRWFLGEDFISEIDSAMEEIRSKNAEMVILDLRGNGGGVEAYGAHLISCFTDKPFRYFDRIEVISIDPSFTTWKPDTYEDLRNGTEPNSDGGYLVTNKLYDELTIQEPVDQPFTGQLFVLIDGGTFSTAADVSAILHNMNRGTFIGEETSGAYSGNTSGLNAQVELPNSGVHLKVHMYGFWNAVEVPEKGRGTLAHYSVENKVIDLIKGSDAQKNKAVELHLAKD; encoded by the coding sequence GTGATTCCTTCACATACTATTCCGGAATACATTCCCAGCCATTTCTTCAAAACCTCTTTCTTAAAAACTCTACTCCTTATCCTCCATCTTCTGCTCGTGCATGTTTATGTTTTTGCACAGGATTCAGCAAATCCATTGCCAAAAGATGTACTTACTCAATCCCAAATGCAGGAAGATTTTACGATCATGATCAACGCTGTAAAGGAAGTGCATGGAGGACTACATCGATTTACTGACAAAGAAGAGTTAGAGCAAAATTGGACATCCTATTACAACCAGATACAAGGTCCGGCATCAAAATTAGAGTTTATCACTCTGTTATCTGAAGCACTTACAGAAGTGAGAGACGGCCACATGAGACTGGAATATGATGAAGAAACCGATACAAAACGTGCAAATGCATCCCGATTTCCATTGGATGTCACGATAGAAAATGGCGAGAAGTTGATGGTTCTTTATAATGAAACGCCGGCAAATACAACCATAAAACCCGGCATGGAAATTCTGTCTATAAACGGTCACTCCGCCTCCTCTGTGATCCATACGATTATGAAAACGATCAGCGGTGACGGTTATATTGAAACGGGTAAACTCAGCCGGATCGGACGAGGCTTTGATTCTTATTATTGGCTGTTTGTTGAGCAGGCTGAAACGTTTGAGATTACCGCAAAAACTCAAAATGGGGAAACAGTTACCGCAACTCTTGATGGAGTGAAAGGATCCGACCGAAGTGATAACAAGAACCAAAATCCGGTGAATCGCGAAATTCTGCAGCATTCGCCCCTGCCCGGACGACAATCAGATATTGTAACCCTGAATTTTTCTCACAATAACGATATTGCTCATCTGCAGGTCCGATGGTTTTTGGGTGAAGATTTTATTTCCGAGATTGATTCTGCCATGGAAGAAATCCGATCAAAGAACGCGGAGATGGTTATTCTGGATTTGAGAGGAAATGGCGGCGGCGTTGAAGCCTACGGAGCTCACCTTATTTCCTGTTTTACGGACAAACCGTTCCGCTATTTCGACCGGATTGAGGTCATATCTATTGATCCGTCATTCACAACATGGAAGCCGGACACTTACGAAGATTTACGAAATGGAACCGAACCCAATAGTGATGGCGGATACCTGGTCACCAACAAATTGTATGATGAGCTAACGATACAAGAACCTGTTGACCAACCATTCACCGGACAGCTTTTTGTACTGATTGACGGAGGCACCTTTTCTACCGCAGCGGACGTGAGTGCGATTCTTCACAATATGAACAGAGGAACATTTATCGGGGAAGAAACCAGTGGCGCATACTCGGGCAATACCTCAGGACTCAATGCGCAAGTTGAATTACCTAATTCCGGAGTGCATCTAAAGGTTCACATGTACGGTTTCTGGAATGCTGTTGAAGTTCCTGAAAAAGGCAGAGGAACACTGGCCCATTATTCTGTAGAAAACAAGGTTATAGATTTGATAAAAGGTTCAGATGCTCAGAAAAACAAAGCTGTAGAACTCCACTTAGCCAAAGATTAA
- a CDS encoding sulfotransferase domain-containing protein, which yields MNRIQPLRAYFGHHKCASTWISLILQLVCDELQLTYKSAHAPEVFEYDLNRYLNENHIDFFSYTNANIKHVKKIDNFLGFHVIRDPRDIIVSGYYSHLYSHPIRGWLALVDHRNKLKELSKEDGLLLEMEFVRDRFEDLYNWDYTQKNVLEMKMEELIRSPYNSILEAMTFLEMVDDSPRIKHSIKNLLITVLNRINAKTGGWIPYRIKRTKIPAERLLGHIFQKRFSKLSKGRDRGQEDTKSHYRKGISGDWVNHFSQEHIRFFKEEYNDLLIKLGYEKTSAW from the coding sequence ATGAATCGGATACAACCATTACGTGCATACTTTGGTCACCACAAATGTGCTTCAACATGGATAAGCTTAATCCTGCAATTGGTATGCGATGAATTACAGTTGACATACAAAAGTGCACATGCTCCGGAAGTGTTCGAATATGACCTTAACCGGTATTTAAATGAAAATCATATCGATTTTTTTTCGTACACAAATGCCAATATAAAGCATGTAAAAAAAATTGATAACTTTTTAGGGTTTCATGTAATTCGTGATCCAAGAGACATTATTGTTTCCGGCTATTATTCTCACCTATATTCACATCCCATAAGAGGTTGGCTTGCTCTTGTAGATCACAGAAATAAACTAAAGGAGCTTAGCAAGGAGGATGGATTACTTCTTGAAATGGAATTTGTCAGGGATAGATTTGAGGACCTTTACAATTGGGATTATACTCAAAAAAATGTACTGGAAATGAAGATGGAAGAGTTGATTCGTTCTCCGTATAACTCAATTTTAGAAGCGATGACTTTCCTGGAAATGGTGGATGATTCCCCTCGTATAAAACACAGCATTAAAAACCTCCTTATCACGGTATTGAATAGAATCAATGCTAAAACGGGAGGTTGGATTCCTTATCGCATAAAGAGAACAAAAATTCCAGCCGAACGATTGTTAGGTCACATATTCCAAAAACGATTTTCGAAATTATCCAAAGGTCGTGATAGAGGTCAAGAAGATACCAAAAGTCACTACCGTAAAGGTATTTCCGGCGACTGGGTCAATCATTTTAGCCAGGAACATATTCGGTTCTTTAAGGAGGAATACAACGACTTGTTGATTAAATTAGGATATGAGAAAACTTCCGCCTGGTAA
- a CDS encoding redoxin domain-containing protein — MTSKTSFSLFALSLLLCISCTTTPEEQETVFTLEGKLHNADQQTIRLFQATGLNANEFDVVDTLTVNADSTFSTSYSLEPHLYELRINDSLDVPIVADFGQNIVINFSLDGEYEVTGSPDTDLFEEYEEFRRRILREIVYPVRDPLEDLVDENNPENAERIEQLGTQVFQAEETYRDTLLHAVQDMGTSIAIYPTMVRWDGDKHMDYYEQLAADFSEEHEGLVVAEFVSEKVRILKQVSIGGEASEILAPNPDGEEISLYNNLGTYTLIDFFGSWCGPCRSESDHLNRMYDQYNDAGFEIFGFGVEFNRQSWLRALDQDSRTWTNVSNVDGYDGEIAKEYAITSLPKNFLVDEDGIIIAKDLHGGELEEKLAELFRDN, encoded by the coding sequence GTGACCTCCAAAACGTCTTTTTCACTCTTCGCTCTCTCCCTCCTTTTATGTATCTCTTGTACAACAACTCCTGAAGAACAAGAAACCGTTTTTACGTTAGAAGGAAAACTTCACAACGCTGACCAGCAGACAATCCGTCTCTTCCAGGCTACCGGTTTAAACGCCAATGAATTTGATGTTGTGGATACACTCACCGTCAATGCAGACAGTACCTTTTCGACATCCTACAGTTTGGAACCTCATCTGTATGAGTTGCGAATCAACGATTCGCTGGATGTGCCGATTGTTGCGGATTTCGGCCAGAATATCGTAATCAATTTCTCATTGGACGGCGAGTATGAAGTGACCGGATCGCCGGATACCGATCTGTTTGAAGAGTATGAAGAATTCCGCAGAAGGATTTTGAGAGAAATTGTGTACCCGGTGCGTGATCCGCTGGAAGACCTGGTAGATGAAAATAACCCGGAAAATGCCGAACGAATCGAACAGCTTGGAACACAAGTGTTTCAGGCAGAGGAAACCTATCGCGATACGCTGCTCCATGCCGTGCAGGACATGGGAACCTCGATTGCCATCTATCCAACAATGGTCCGCTGGGACGGAGACAAGCACATGGATTATTATGAACAACTGGCTGCAGATTTCTCCGAAGAACACGAAGGACTTGTAGTGGCTGAATTTGTATCAGAGAAAGTCCGGATTCTGAAACAGGTTTCCATTGGCGGGGAGGCATCAGAAATCTTGGCTCCGAATCCCGACGGCGAAGAAATCTCACTTTATAATAACTTAGGTACCTATACTCTCATCGACTTTTTTGGGAGCTGGTGTGGTCCCTGCCGATCCGAAAGCGATCACTTGAACAGAATGTACGACCAATACAACGATGCCGGATTTGAAATCTTCGGCTTTGGCGTGGAGTTCAACAGGCAAAGCTGGCTCCGGGCACTTGACCAGGACAGCAGAACCTGGACCAATGTATCAAATGTGGATGGGTACGATGGAGAAATCGCAAAAGAGTATGCCATCACTTCCCTGCCAAAAAACTTCCTCGTGGATGAGGATGGAATCATCATCGCAAAAGATCTTCACGGCGGGGAACTCGAGGAAAAACTGGCCGAACTGTTCCGGGATAACTGA
- a CDS encoding pyridoxamine 5'-phosphate oxidase family protein — protein MSQLTKEMKEMIRSQQCFHATISKDGIPNNAPKRSTRVFNDETLIFTEGTGGRTYQNILDGSKVVTAVVNTEIMDGYRFIGNPEVLTNGEIYEKTAEMSLKAGMPKPKAAILLNIEEIHSLKPGPMAGKKIG, from the coding sequence ATGTCACAGCTTACAAAAGAGATGAAAGAGATGATCCGGTCTCAGCAATGCTTTCACGCTACTATTAGTAAAGACGGAATTCCCAATAATGCTCCCAAACGCTCCACCCGTGTTTTCAATGACGAAACACTCATTTTTACCGAAGGCACCGGCGGCAGAACCTATCAGAATATTTTGGATGGTTCGAAAGTGGTAACGGCCGTTGTAAACACAGAGATCATGGATGGATACCGGTTTATCGGAAACCCTGAAGTTCTGACTAACGGAGAGATTTATGAGAAAACCGCAGAGATGTCACTTAAGGCGGGAATGCCAAAGCCCAAGGCAGCTATTTTGCTCAACATCGAAGAGATTCACAGTCTGAAACCCGGGCCTATGGCCGGTAAAAAAATTGGCTAA